In the genome of Drosophila subpulchrella strain 33 F10 #4 breed RU33 chromosome 2L, RU_Dsub_v1.1 Primary Assembly, whole genome shotgun sequence, one region contains:
- the LOC119547988 gene encoding histone H1-like yields MSDSAVATSASPVAAPSVSVEKKVATKKASGSAAPKVKRAAAPPSHPPTQQMVDASIKNLKERGGSSLLAIKKYITATYKCDAQKLAPFIKKYLKSAVVNGKLIQTKGKGASGSFKLSASAKKDPKPKPASAEKKVKSKKVAVKKTGSTAKKAAAGADEKKPKAKKAVTTKKTAEKKKTEKAKAKDAKKTGTVKAKPTAAKAKSIAAKPKAARAPKAKPAASAKPKKAVKKAAAPATAKKPKAKTTAAKK; encoded by the coding sequence atgtctgattcTGCAGTTGCAACGTCCGCTTCCCCAGTGGCTGCCCCGTCAGTGTCAGTTGAGAAGAAGGTGGCCACCAAGAAGGCATCTGGATCCGCTGCCCCAAAGGTGAAAAGGGCTGCTGCCCCGCCATCGCATCCGccaactcaacaaatggtgGACGCATCCATCAAGAATTTGAAGGAACGTGGCGGCTCATCGCTTCTGGCAATTAAGAAATACATCACTGCCACCTATAAATGCGATGCCCAGAAGCTGGCTCCATTCATCAAGAAATACTTGAAATCCGCCGTGGTCAATGGAAAGCTGATCCAAACCAAGGGAAAAGGGGCGTCTGGCTCATTTAAACTGTCGGCCTCCGCCAAGAAGGATCCGAAGCCGAAGCCTGCGTCTGCTGAGAAGAAGGTGAAAAGCAAGAAGGTAGCCGTCAAGAAGACCGGATCCACCGCCAAGAAAGCTGCCGCCGGAGCTGACGAGAAGAAGCCCAAGGCTAAGAAGGCTGTTACCACCAAAAAGACCGCAGAGAAGaagaaaaccgaaaaggcAAAGGCCAAGGATGCCAAGAAAACTGGAACCGTAAAGGCGAAGCCAACAGCAGCGAAGGCCAAGTCGATCGCAGCGAAGCCAAAGGCGGCGAGAGCACCAAAGGCCAAGCCAGCGGCGTCTGCTAAGCCCAAAAAGGCGGTGAAAAAAGCAGCTGCTCCTGCTACCGCTAAAAAGCCGAAAGCCAAGACTACGGCTGCCAAGAAGTAA
- the LOC119547992 gene encoding histone H2B isoform X1 — MPPKTSGKAAKKAGKAQKNITKTDKKKKRKRKESYAIYIYKVLKQVHPDTGISSKAMSIMNSFVNDIFERIAAEASRLAHYNKRSTITSREIQTAVRLLLPGELAKHAVSEGTKAVTKYTSSK; from the coding sequence ATGCCGCCGAAAACTAGTGGAAAGGCAGCCAAGAAGGCTGGCAAAGCCCAGAAGAACATCACCAAGACCGataagaagaagaagcgcaAGAGGAAGGAGAGCTACGCCATCTACATTTACAAGGTCCTGAAGCAGGTCCACCCTGACACCGGCATTTCGTCGAAGGCAATGAGCATCATGAACAGCTTTGTGAATGATATCTTCGAGCGCATTGCTGCCGAGGCGTCTCGTCTGGCTCACTACAACAAGCGCTCGACCATAACCAGTCGGGAGATCCAAACGGCTGTTCGCCTGCTCCTGCCCGGAGAGTTGGCCAAGCACGCCGTCAGTGAGGGAACCAAGGCTGTCACCAAGTACACCAGCTCCAAGTAA
- the LOC119547992 gene encoding histone H2B isoform X2, producing MSIMNSFVNDIFERIAAEASRLAHYNKRSTITSREIQTAVRLLLPGELAKHAVSEGTKAVTKYTSSK from the coding sequence ATGAGCATCATGAACAGCTTTGTGAATGATATCTTCGAGCGCATTGCTGCCGAGGCGTCTCGTCTGGCTCACTACAACAAGCGCTCGACCATAACCAGTCGGGAGATCCAAACGGCTGTTCGCCTGCTCCTGCCCGGAGAGTTGGCCAAGCACGCCGTCAGTGAGGGAACCAAGGCTGTCACCAAGTACACCAGCTCCAAGTAA
- the LOC119547990 gene encoding histone H2A produces the protein MSGRGKGGKVKGKAKSRSNRAGLQFPVGRIHRLLRKGNYAERVGAGAPVYLAAVMEYLAAEVLELAGNAARDNKKTRIIPRHLQLAIRNDEELNKLLSGVTIAQGGVLPNIQAVLLPKKTEKKA, from the coding sequence atgtctgGTCGTGgaaaaggtggcaaagtgaagGGAAAGGCAAAGTCCCGCTCTAACCGTGCCGGTCTTCAGTTCCCAGTGGGCCGTATTCACCGTTTGCTCCGCAAGGGCAACTATGCCGAGCGAGTTGGGGCCGGCGCTCCAGTTTACCTGGCTGCTGTGATGGAATATCTGGCCGCTGAGGTTCTCGAATTGGCTGGCAATGCTGCTCGTGACAACAAGAAGACTAGGATTATTCCTCGTCATCTGCAGCTGGCCATCCGCAACGACGAGGAGTTGAACAAACTACTCTCCGGCGTCACCATTGCCCAGGGTGGAGTGTTGCCCAACATCCAGGCTGTTCTGTTGCCCAAGAAGACCGAGAAGAAGGCTTAA
- the LOC119547994 gene encoding histone H4, translated as MTGRGKGGKGLGKGGAKRHRKVLRDNIQGITKPAIRRLARRGGVKRISGLIYEETRGVLKVFLENVIRDAVTYTEHAKRKTVTAMDVVYALKRQGRTLYGFGG; from the coding sequence ATGACTGGTCGCGGTAAAGGAGGCAAAGGCTTGGGAAAAGGAGGCGCCAAGCGTCATCGCAAAGTGCTGCGAGATAACATCCAGGGTATCACTAAGCCAGCAATCCGCCGTTTGGCTCGTCGCGGCGGTGTGAAGCGCATCTCGGGACTCATTTACGAGGAAACACGTGGCGTTCTGAAGGTGTTCTTGGAGAACGTTATCCGCGATGCCGTCACCTACACCGAACACGCCAAGAGGAAGACTGTCACAGCCATGGATGTTGTGTACGCTCTGAAGAGGCAAGGCCGCACCCTGTACGGCTTCGGCGGTTAA